A window of Amaranthus tricolor cultivar Red isolate AtriRed21 chromosome 8, ASM2621246v1, whole genome shotgun sequence genomic DNA:
catatatttatattaaaaatacaattacaatttctaaataaagaggttcgaatcaaaattattattttattaatatgtgtgagtacacaaaggtgagtttcttagttgAGCCTCGTAAGAAAATGAATctagattaaataaataaatgaataaaacataataataataataaccatgatAAAAGGGCATGAAACCCTTGATGCTCCAAAAACAAGCCGTTACTCCCACCTTTTTccctctcttctctttcttcctcttctcccattgaagactcacagcaCCATAGCAACCGGCTGCGTTTTCCCTTCCCCAAAAGCAGCAAGCTGCTGTGACGCTAAGGCAACAGCACCACACGGCCTTTCCTCCGCCATTTTCGTGCTCCACAACACCACCTATACCCTCACCCTTTTCTAGCTTCCccattgtgagccatctcttctcttttctctaattaatttctagttttatttgaagttttatGAAGATTATGAGTAGggtgttgatttttgtgttattttcattaaatctttttgtgggtaagaatgtGATTGATGAATGGAACattatgatttagggtttgaagtacGAATCTTACTATGAGTAACAATTAAAGGTATTACCTTTGAAATTAGAAATGGTGTAGGCTTTTATGTTGCATTttggtggtgtattagtttTAGTGATTCTTGCTATGAATGATGGTTAAAAGTGTTatttttgaacatgaaatgactaggatttggatttagagatgaaattactaataatgtggGTTTATGCAATATTTTGGTGGTGTGACGATTgatttaataaccttaaaagttgttttgagacttagtcgattggttattgttgtgataattagtaatggtgatgattgtaGCTGATTATAGAAGTGAatttggttgttaaattggaaataatagttgctaattgttgtgaTTTGATTGTTGCGAATTACAAGTACCCTTATTaagttgttattgaagtcataatgcataatgatagtaaggctatgaacatagtgtcaacttgtttagaattattaaagttacttgttatgatgtcttgattatAGTTCTTCCTAACCTTGAAGAATATAATGGATGATATTGTGATGTGATAAACTTAAGATTCGtcattgtcgtcatattagcactacattaaCATCGCAAGATTTAAGTGTGAATTGATATGTTATCCTAAAGTAACGTGGATCGATATAACTCAAGTTGGTTAATGTAAAGGAATGATTCACACAAtccctttttctcttaaatTGATGGGAAGACTTATGtcgtgttgagttaatgatttttgacttgtattgaatgatttGTGTGTGTGTCttagagtaatcgaaaacttatgttgaatgggtgatagtggttatTTGGGCATTTAGTTttgtatggcaaagtagttaagggaacttattagttctactcataacttatataggtgcccatttcaaAAGAggaagtagagccttagttgggtgattttgtgactctTGATCGTGTGGTGatgcttacaggtacgtacacgcagtaactaacccttatatgcaatttgctttaagacattattgtttattgtgataatatacattgaattgaaactatgagatactattgagtacactttacatgaagagctatcgactatgaaacccttagaatagtttagagaatgagagttaaTAGAGGGCGAGAACTACCCCTtatctatttaagaatttgattatgccttacttggagttagaatgactcctttagaggtgaatttcatattttgatgagtggctcagtgggttttggcgtgctgctatcccagggcgctcattattagtcgaaagtggaagttattcccatctgataaagtaatagattatgattagctggcgtgactcaactggattatgtccggtttgatttattagtcccctaggtgaggttcgatgggaccaccgtaaggggggtatgagcatgcttgggtcactgggcgccggataGCCGATACCACCCCTTGACCGACGttttaccatgcgggccttgcaaaccccaatatggtggccacTTTACTGGTTTagaaccccagtgtgttagtttttcccgaaggaaggacccgagagggtcagctggagggggcttGAGCTCGTACTTCGCCATGAGCGCCGGAtagccgataacgcccttggccgtgtcactatgccaggaagtagagaaagattctctgatagaaagttattcagtgatagaaagtttattcattgatcgaaagttatttaatgatagaaggttcattctttgatagaaagcttacacattgatagaacgtttactctttgatagaatatttactcattgatagaacatctacttattgatagaatagtttatgctagtgagaagggTGCCAAAGTtcagttacctcaagggtattgcagactatgatcacacttaccttaagataaacaagctctataaggtaatgtgttaggtattctgttaatgccttggtcgagttgatactatacgtattttgcaagagtttatgtttgaaaagaggagcgtgaagacctgcattctacccaagaacacatggttcgggttagaaagcacgtaatgaaattaagaagtataagtggcccataaacggttactatctgtgcttgtgttttatgaaatcatcttattttgttttatgatataatgctatctactagttggccttattatatttgatgctagttactgacgtctacgtgtttgtgtttatgtttgattgttgatgactttctatggttgtcctgctatgacacattggcttTTTATCTAATGTctagcagcaggaggatcatagacaagcgtagcaggtactggagcttcttttgcattatattacatttggggagagtgatgagggcgaagcataaacTGTGTCATATCGctatcttttgattttgtagctcttgttatcttttgtaaattttggttgtatatgttttgttatgaggccttgtgtcctcccacgtgtattgtatttccgctgcgtagtctaTAACTCtatatggttttaaggagttaagtctttttaaaacgcaaacgtcgacactggaaccacgatccatgcttggcatgttgatttgagaagtcgacgacgaatcattccgccgtgacatagttttgataggccgttggtgccttactttatgagcctctaaataacttttgtttttctacaaaggcgcacagttttaaggcagatgctgccgaaatttctactcaaatttttaaagttaatatttaaaatttatccaaattctttttcttttttttttatgtaacacccgaatttcctcccgtcgtttacggttttggtttctttaaggggtcggaaattcaggggtgttacatcaCTACTAGGATTATGCTCTGGAATAGTCTATGCCAGCCTCGACCACCACCACATAATAACATcgctgacgatgctgtaaatttagatagtgCATAGTCTTACGTGTTGTATAAATCATTATTCAATTGTATTATAGAAATTATACAcgatattcaaattaataaaagcattgatATAAACATGAATTCAATTTAATGTAAATAGCGTTGAAGTAAATCAGTAAATgcattaatgtaaattagttttaatacaGACTATGAAGGGTCGTGCCCCTTAAATGCTTGCCATTCGGAAAATAAATCtttacaatcattaaggtataaTTCTAAGGCATGTCATTCCCGGGGGTTCATTTGCGCGAGAGGAGGTAGTCTCGCCAATGGAGCGAATCGACTGGGCCATTCattgagaaaatgaaaaaaacaaaaggaaaaacggAGTTAACAAGATATGAAACAACATTCAAATAACACAAagacataacataaaacaaataaatttaaaatactcACGTATTCAGCTCTGCTCTGAGAAGGACCAGGACCGGCAATCGGTCCTTCGTCGAGGGCTAAGAACGGGTGCGAGTacactctgaaccagtcaacgtaactagATTCAgtctctgatggaacagatgcccgacgaaGTGCATGCTCACCAATGCGGGCACtaaaggggaacctactccatgcctccaagtACACATCCGAAGAAGCAAATGTCACGGAGTAcgtaccgtgtgccggtcgcACAGCCTTCGCTGGTCTCATAGGaggggggaatagcctgcacaaagCCGACCTGTCGTACTGTCTGCTCCagcaaatacacctcgacgatatcaaagcaagtgataccaCCGATGAAGGTGGTGGgtgggtgctcattcagcaaCGCCCTAGGAGCAGAAAcgtacggagtccattccacctgcatacaagccaagttaataaatatgaataatgtaaaattaataaCACATGCATgacaaagtgtgatgtgatgtacaatacctgagtttcCGTCATGGAGTCAAGTACACTGCGGCAGTCCCTCAGCCTGTCCACCTCACGAAATGGTTTCTTCGTTGTCCACATCTTCG
This region includes:
- the LOC130821501 gene encoding protein MAINTENANCE OF MERISTEMS-like, with the translated sequence MQPHLILVVNVDQDEIAWGVVTLAYLYWQLGMASRAGCKTIAGCLILLQTWIYEYFPAFRPHPHREDVPIKTRAKMWTTKKPFREVDRLRDCRSVLDSMTETQVEWTPYVSAPRALLNEHPPTTFIGGITCFDIVEVYLLEQTVRQVGFVQAIPPSYETSEGCATGTRFPFSARIGEHALRRASVPSETESSYVDWFRVYSHPFLALDEGPIAGPGPSQSRAEYSIRSIGETTSSRANEPPGMTCLRIIP